The Cydia amplana chromosome 21, ilCydAmpl1.1, whole genome shotgun sequence genome includes a window with the following:
- the LOC134658091 gene encoding uncharacterized protein LOC134658091 — MVQCKKCKLFVSTAKEDTIKCKGGCDGILHKKCARKVGLKELCDDCGNKGSPTTPRISLEPGNVTVEALLKEVNKKLEIVYNIEKKVQEMSDRIDEYSERYGELVEFKERAESKIIALERKNVYLQKCNVALEERVEMLEQKEKEKVIELACVDELEHEKLDEVVASIAQKLDLETEDIEQVRRVGAPKKKVDTELGDKQARARPIVVTMRTKAARDQWINKRKTRLTNGAIFGNNNQKRIYINEDMTKFKRQLFWSAKNQLKPTYSYVWFQKSNILVKKSESEKKIYNIRSEEDIKSLIENIGNTAE; from the coding sequence atggtGCAATGTAAAAAGTGTAAATTGTTTGTATCGACTGCCAAGGAAGATACCATCAAGTGTAAAGGTGGATGTGATGGAATTTTGCATAAGAAATGTGCGCGAAAGGTGGGCCTAAAAGAACTGTGCGATGATTGTGGAAATAAAGGTTCTCCTACAACGCCTAGAATTTCCTTGGAACCTGGAAACGTTACGGTAGAGGCTCTGCTGAAGGAGGTAAACAAAAAGCTCGAAATAGTCTACAATATCGAAAAAAAAGTGCAGGAGATGTCAGATCGGATAGATGAGTACTCAGAACGATATGGGGAGCTGGTCGAGTTCAAAGAAAGAGCAGAGAGTAAAATTATCGCGTTAGAGAGGAAAAATGTCTATTTACAAAAGTGCAACGTAGCCCTGGAGGAAAGAGTAGAGATGCTCGAACAGAAAGAGAAAGAGAAAGTAATTGAGTTGGCATGCGTAGACGAGCTCGAACACGAAAAACTAGACGAAGTAGTAGCATCTATTGCACAAAAGCTTGATCTCGAAACCGAGGACATTGAGCAGGTACGGAGAGTGGGTGCCCCAAAGAAGAAGGTAGACACAGAACTCGGCGATAAGCAGGCGCGCGCGCGGCCTATCGTTGTTACCATGCGCACAAAGGCAGCACGGGACCAATGGATAAACAAGCGCAAGACTCGTCTCACTAATGGCGCAATTTTTGGTAATAACAATCAAAAAAGGATCTATATCAATGAGGATATGACTAAGTTCAAACGCCAATTATTTTGGTCCGCTAAAAACCAGCTAAAACCTACGTACAGTTATGTGTGGTTCCAGAAGTCTAACATATTAGTAAAGAAGAGTGAGTCAGAAAAGAAAATCTATAATATAAGAAGCGAAGAGGATATCAAATCCCTAATTGAAAACATTGGAAATACGGCTGAGTAA